A stretch of Aerococcaceae bacterium zg-252 DNA encodes these proteins:
- a CDS encoding TrkA family potassium uptake protein → MKPSIIGVLGLGIFGRTVAKELSRYGKEVIAIDNNASHVELVADDVTTATIGDFTDFELLEEVGLANCEVVIIATGTNLESAVLAVMHCKRLGIPKIIAKARSTSFEEVLNELGATTIISPERDSGKQLASKLLRTYIEEILPLDEDTSIIEFEAPEKWVGKNLLTLDLRNQYDMNIIGMRKSRKEKMRTQFDIQAPVEAGTIFIAITSEKTFETYDYLDRIK, encoded by the coding sequence TTGAAACCATCAATTATTGGAGTATTAGGATTAGGTATTTTCGGTCGAACTGTCGCTAAAGAATTAAGTAGATACGGAAAAGAAGTCATTGCTATCGACAATAACGCTAGCCACGTCGAATTAGTTGCTGATGACGTAACCACTGCCACTATTGGTGACTTTACTGATTTTGAGTTACTTGAAGAAGTGGGATTAGCTAATTGTGAAGTGGTTATCATTGCTACTGGTACTAATTTAGAGAGTGCTGTATTAGCTGTCATGCACTGCAAACGTCTAGGTATCCCTAAAATTATTGCTAAAGCACGCAGCACTTCCTTTGAAGAAGTATTGAACGAATTAGGTGCTACAACTATCATTTCACCTGAGCGTGATTCTGGCAAGCAATTGGCATCTAAACTATTGAGAACCTATATCGAAGAAATTTTACCATTAGATGAAGACACATCAATTATTGAATTTGAAGCCCCTGAAAAATGGGTAGGCAAAAATCTATTGACTTTAGATTTAAGAAATCAATATGACATGAATATTATCGGTATGCGAAAATCTCGCAAAGAAAAAATGCGAACGCAATTCGATATCCAAGCCCCAGTCGAAGCTGGTACAATTTTCATCGCTATTACAAGCGAAAAAACATTTGAAACATACGATTACTTAGACCGCATAAAGTAA
- a CDS encoding phospho-sugar mutase, with the protein MTWQDTLAIWKAFETLDSALRHEIETADETQLEDAFASVLNFGTAGMRGILGAGPNRMNRYTVRQATEGLAQLILDNGEDAKKRGVAIAYDSRHFSPEFAMESALVLAKHGIKSYVYESLRPTPVLSFAVRYLNAFAGIMITASHNPAAYNGYKVYGADGGQMPPEDANHLTQYVRAIENPLTVEIADKTESLGSGLVEIIGDRIDQAYLKEMQAVTINPELVAEMADKVNIVFTPLHGTGMYLGMKALVQAGFTDVKVVDEQSQPDGDFPTVKSPNPESDAAFDLAEVLGRQVDADILLATDPDADRLGAKVKTASGSYDLLTGNQIAALMLDYLIQAKKEKGELVPNSVAVKSIVSTKLADAIMEANGLEMVEVLTGFKFIAEKIHQYELSGEYTFLMGFEESYGYLIKPFVRDKDAIQALVVLAELTAYHKKAGKTLADALNGIYEKYGYFYEKTISLDFPGLSGQAKMSAIMEKIRQEGIQSMGGLKVEISADYLLGTMSYADGKTLKLSYPKSDALKYTLEDGSWVAFRPSGTEPKIKLYLGTAGNSHEEVKAKAEKIEEDIQILIADE; encoded by the coding sequence ATGACTTGGCAAGATACATTAGCGATTTGGAAAGCGTTCGAAACGCTAGATTCAGCGTTGAGACATGAAATAGAAACAGCAGATGAAACACAATTAGAGGATGCATTTGCATCTGTATTAAATTTTGGGACTGCTGGTATGCGTGGCATATTAGGTGCAGGACCAAATCGAATGAATCGCTATACTGTTCGTCAAGCGACGGAAGGATTAGCGCAATTGATTCTCGATAATGGAGAAGATGCGAAAAAACGTGGTGTGGCTATTGCGTATGATTCTCGACATTTTTCACCCGAATTTGCAATGGAATCAGCATTAGTTTTAGCTAAACATGGTATTAAAAGTTATGTGTACGAAAGTTTACGACCAACGCCAGTATTATCATTCGCAGTGCGTTATTTAAATGCGTTTGCTGGTATTATGATTACTGCAAGTCATAACCCAGCAGCATACAATGGTTACAAAGTTTATGGTGCAGACGGTGGTCAAATGCCGCCTGAAGATGCGAATCATTTAACACAATATGTTCGTGCGATTGAAAATCCATTAACAGTAGAAATTGCAGATAAAACGGAAAGTTTAGGTAGTGGATTGGTTGAAATTATCGGCGACCGTATCGACCAAGCGTATTTAAAAGAAATGCAAGCTGTGACGATTAATCCTGAGTTAGTTGCTGAAATGGCTGATAAAGTGAATATTGTCTTTACACCACTTCATGGAACAGGTATGTATTTAGGTATGAAAGCATTAGTGCAAGCTGGATTCACCGATGTAAAAGTAGTTGATGAGCAGTCACAACCGGACGGTGATTTTCCTACTGTTAAGTCACCAAACCCTGAATCGGACGCAGCTTTTGATTTAGCTGAAGTATTAGGTAGACAAGTTGATGCTGATATTTTACTTGCGACAGACCCAGATGCAGACCGTTTAGGTGCGAAAGTCAAAACAGCAAGTGGTTCTTATGATTTATTAACTGGTAACCAAATTGCAGCCTTAATGTTGGATTACTTGATTCAAGCGAAAAAAGAAAAAGGCGAATTAGTGCCAAATAGTGTGGCAGTGAAATCGATTGTATCGACAAAATTAGCAGATGCTATTATGGAAGCGAATGGACTTGAAATGGTCGAAGTACTTACTGGGTTCAAATTTATCGCTGAAAAAATTCATCAGTATGAGTTGTCAGGTGAGTATACGTTCTTAATGGGATTTGAAGAAAGTTATGGTTACTTGATTAAGCCATTTGTACGTGATAAAGATGCGATTCAAGCATTAGTCGTTTTGGCAGAGCTGACTGCTTATCATAAAAAAGCAGGTAAAACATTAGCAGATGCGCTGAACGGGATTTATGAAAAATATGGTTACTTCTATGAAAAAACCATTTCGCTTGATTTCCCTGGATTATCAGGACAGGCAAAAATGTCAGCGATTATGGAAAAAATTCGTCAAGAAGGAATTCAATCAATGGGTGGCCTGAAAGTTGAAATTTCAGCAGACTATTTATTAGGTACGATGTCTTATGCTGACGGCAAAACATTGAAATTGTCTTATCCGAAGTCTGATGCGTTGAAATATACATTGGAAGACGGTAGTTGGGTAGCGTTTAGACCGAGTGGAACAGAACCGAAAATTAAATTATATTTAGGTACTGCCGGTAATTCTCACGAAGAAGTAAAAGCAAAAGCAGAAAAAATCGAAGAAGACATTCAAATCTTAATCGCAGATGAGTAA
- a CDS encoding type B 50S ribosomal protein L31, producing the protein MKQGIHPEYQKVVFMDTTTGFQFLSGSTKSSNETVEWEDGNTYPLIRVEISSDSHPFYTGRQKFTQADGRVDRFNKKYGFKDANAAE; encoded by the coding sequence ATGAAACAAGGAATTCATCCAGAATATCAAAAAGTTGTATTTATGGATACTACTACTGGTTTCCAATTCTTATCAGGTTCTACTAAATCTTCAAACGAAACAGTAGAATGGGAAGACGGAAACACTTATCCATTAATTCGTGTTGAGATTTCATCTGATTCTCATCCATTCTATACTGGTCGTCAAAAATTCACTCAAGCAGATGGTCGTGTGGATCGTTTCAACAAAAAGTACGGTTTCAAAGACGCAAACGCTGCAGAGTAA
- a CDS encoding aminoglycoside phosphotransferase family protein, which translates to MTELAMKAYEYYQLPGELVSLTGFGSGLINKTYKIIHRVNGNEVAYILQQINNQIFPDVEGLMNNIDKVTRFLKDEARERGGNPERETMTVELTKDGKLFAKTDDETYWRIYRFVDGTFCLNRVEEEAHFFEAARAFGDFAAKLHHFDARELVEVIPKFHDTRDRYRQFEEAVANDAAGRVKDLTEEIEFVRSRRDDCYYLYDLLDAGELPLRVTHNDTKLNNILLDEQTQKGICIVDLDTIMPGLVLFDFGDAIRFGANTAAEDEPDLTKVSFDLSLYEVYVKGYLEGSKGILTEREIALLPWGAKVITLEQGIRFLTDYLNGDVYYGTTRPHQNIDRTRVQFKLVKEMEVLWEEMNEVVQRFV; encoded by the coding sequence ATGACAGAGTTAGCAATGAAAGCCTATGAATATTATCAATTGCCAGGAGAATTAGTTTCGTTAACGGGATTTGGTAGTGGTTTAATTAATAAGACCTATAAGATTATTCATCGTGTGAATGGTAATGAAGTAGCGTATATTTTACAACAAATCAATAATCAAATTTTTCCAGATGTGGAGGGATTAATGAATAATATTGATAAAGTAACACGATTTTTGAAAGATGAAGCACGTGAGCGTGGTGGAAATCCTGAACGTGAAACGATGACGGTTGAATTGACAAAGGACGGCAAACTATTTGCTAAAACAGATGATGAAACGTATTGGCGTATTTATCGTTTTGTAGACGGAACTTTTTGTCTTAATCGTGTAGAAGAAGAAGCACACTTTTTTGAGGCAGCTCGTGCGTTTGGAGATTTTGCTGCTAAGTTACATCATTTTGATGCAAGAGAGTTGGTGGAAGTCATTCCGAAATTCCATGATACACGTGACCGTTATCGTCAATTTGAAGAAGCAGTTGCGAATGATGCTGCTGGACGTGTAAAAGATTTGACTGAAGAAATTGAATTTGTGCGTAGTCGACGTGATGATTGTTACTACTTGTATGATTTATTGGATGCAGGGGAGTTGCCATTGCGTGTGACGCATAACGATACGAAATTGAATAATATTTTATTAGATGAACAGACACAAAAAGGGATTTGTATTGTTGATTTAGATACGATTATGCCAGGATTAGTATTGTTTGATTTTGGTGATGCAATTCGTTTTGGTGCGAATACAGCTGCAGAAGATGAGCCAGATTTAACTAAAGTTTCATTTGATTTATCGTTATATGAAGTTTATGTTAAAGGGTATTTAGAAGGTAGTAAGGGAATTTTGACGGAGCGAGAGATAGCGTTATTACCATGGGGAGCAAAAGTGATTACTTTAGAACAAGGTATTCGCTTTTTAACAGATTATCTTAATGGTGATGTGTACTATGGAACAACTCGTCCACATCAAAATATTGACCGAACACGAGTTCAGTTTAAATTAGTGAAGGAAATGGAAGTGCTCTGGGAAGAGATGAATGAAGTGGTTCAACGTTTCGTATAG
- a CDS encoding NTP transferase domain-containing protein has product MKEPILVVMAAGMGSRYGGLKQMDELGPNGETILDFSIRDAFDAGFRRVIFIVKEEFKAEFERKIGLPASELMTVEYVIQSLNQLPVDVNLPLERQKPLGTAHAVWCAKESIDAPFAVINADDYYGVHAYQQMYAFLSNLKQHQHYAMVGYALGQTLSPNGVVSRGLCTLGMNHELLEIKELTQIEAFESSARYREENSSNWQEVALDRIVSMNLWGFPVEFLDVLERELIRMLQTMTKEALLKEECYLPSVVERQISTGVATVTVLETDARWFGVTYKEDKAFVKEQLAKVNRKGREL; this is encoded by the coding sequence GTGGATTAAAGCAAATGGACGAATTAGGGCCAAATGGGGAAACAATTTTAGATTTTTCAATTCGTGATGCTTTTGACGCAGGTTTTAGGCGAGTAATTTTTATTGTTAAGGAAGAATTTAAAGCAGAGTTCGAGCGTAAAATAGGGTTGCCGGCTAGTGAATTGATGACGGTGGAGTATGTGATTCAATCTTTAAATCAGTTGCCAGTTGATGTGAATTTGCCATTAGAACGACAAAAACCATTAGGAACAGCCCATGCTGTATGGTGTGCTAAAGAGAGTATTGATGCACCATTTGCTGTTATCAATGCTGATGATTACTATGGGGTACATGCGTACCAACAAATGTATGCGTTTTTATCTAATTTAAAACAGCATCAGCATTATGCAATGGTAGGATATGCATTAGGTCAAACACTTTCACCAAATGGTGTAGTATCTCGAGGGCTTTGTACACTTGGAATGAATCATGAATTGTTGGAGATTAAAGAATTGACACAAATTGAAGCATTTGAGTCGAGTGCGAGGTATCGTGAAGAGAACAGTTCAAATTGGCAGGAAGTAGCATTAGATAGAATTGTTTCAATGAACTTATGGGGATTTCCAGTTGAATTTTTAGATGTATTGGAAAGAGAATTAATTCGCATGTTGCAAACGATGACAAAAGAAGCGTTACTAAAAGAAGAATGTTATCTACCAAGCGTTGTTGAACGTCAAATTAGTACAGGGGTTGCTACGGTAACGGTATTAGAAACGGATGCACGTTGGTTTGGCGTTACGTATAAGGAAGATAAAGCATTTGTAAAAGAACAGTTAGCAAAAGTAAATAGAAAAGGGAGAGAGTTATGA